The window GACGCCCTGGTGGTGGAACGTAGCGTGGCGCCCGGCAGCTTTGTCCAGGCCGGTTCCACCATTGCCGTCCTTTACAGCACAGACCGGGCTGAGATAACGGTCTCCCTGTCAGCAGCCCAGTGGTCCAGCCTGCCGGATATGGCAACCCTGAATGTCGGCACATGGCCGGTCACCCTTGTTCATGCCCAGACCGGCCGGCAATGGTCCGGCTACATTCTGCGGGCATCCCGGCAGGTGGATGACAAATCGCGTCAGCAAAGTGTGATTGTGGCCCTGGATGAGCCGTTAGATTCCCAGAATCCCCTACTTTTCGGCACCTTTGTTTCCGTGAATATTGAAGGACAGCCCATGTCCGGCCTGTGGGAACTTCCGGCTTCCGCCTTCAGCCAGAAGGGTGAAATCTGGTATGTCAAAGCAGACAATACCCTGTCATCCTTTACCACACAGCCTGTGTTCAGCCACGGGGAGTCCATTTATGTGGCTCCGCCTGAAGACATCGCCGACTCACCCCGGAAGGTGCTGATTCATCCCTTAAACCATTACCTGGATGACATGGCCGTCACCCCGGTTCAGGAGAGTAGCCATGAGTGAAAGAATGCGGGGAATCATCTCCTGGTTTGCCACCAATCCTGTGGCCGCCAACCTGCTGTTGATCCTTATTATTTCCCTGGGATTGATGCAGATGGGTAAACTGAGGAAAGAGGCCTTTCCCAGCCTTTCCCCCAACAGCCTGACCGTGTCCGTCACCTATGACTCCGGTTCTGCCCAGCAATCCGAGGAAGGGCTTGCCATAAAAATAGAGGATGCGCTTGAGGATGTGCTGGGGATAAAAACCATTACCAGCTCATCCACCACCACGGGCACCACCGTCACCATAGAGATGAAAGACGATTATGACCTGGACACCCTGCTCCGGGATGTCAAATCAAAGGTGGATGCCATATCCAATTTCCCCACCGATGCTGACAATCCGGTCATTGAAAAGGCCGAGCGCGAAGAACATGCCCTGTGGCTCCAGCTTTACGGGGAGGTGGACCGCCATACCCTGCAGACCCTGGCCGAAGAGCTTAAAGATGATCTGTTAACCAATGCCGAAGTGAACCGTGTGGAGATCTCCGGCAGCCTTGACCCCATGATCAGCGTTGAGATTGACGAGGCCCAGCTCCAGTCCTACGGATTGTCCCTGTCCGATGTGGAAGATGCCGTCAACAATGAATCGGGAAGTTCGCGCACAGCAGTCCTGCGGGATAAAAATCTGTACCTGCAGCTTAAAGCATCCCAACAGGCCTATCTGAAAGAAGAGTTTGCCGCCATACCCCTGGTCACCCTTGGGGATGGTTCCCGGATTTATCTGGGTGATGTGGCAAAAATTGACGACACCTTTGATGACGAGACGCCAGTGCTTTCCCGTTTCAACGGCCATACCAGCATTGCCCTGCAGGTGATTACCACGGGCCAGGATGATATCTCCAGGACCGTTGCCGGGGCCAAAAAGGTGATTCAAGAGTTTGAAAATAGCGGAAGCCTTCCTGACAATGTGAAGTTAACTTCCTGGTACGACCGCTCCACAACGATCATCGAGCGCCTGGAACTTCTGGCAAAAAACGCCCTGGGCGGGTTTTTGATTGTCTTTATTCTTCTGGCCATGTTTCTCAATCTTTCCGTGGCGTTCTGGGTGGCCATGGGCCTGCCGTTTATCTTTTTCGGCACGCTTTTTTTCATGGGAGACGGCTTTGCAGGACTCTCCTTAAACGAGTTCACCACCTTCGGGTTCATCATGGCTTTGGGTATTGTGGTGGATGATGCGGTTGTGATCGGGGAAAGTGTGTACACGTTACGTTCCAGGGATGGCGACACCATTGAAAACACCATCCGGGGTACCCAGGCCGTGGCCGTCCCCACCCTGTTCGGTGTGTTGACCACGGTGGCGGCCTTTTACGCCATATCCCAGGTCAGCGGCCACATGGGAGAGCTTTACTCCCAGTTTGCCATTGTCGTCACCATCTGTCTTGTGCTGTCTGTGATTGAATCAAAGCTGATTCTGCCCTGCCATCTGGCCCATCTCAATACCCGCCAGAATCCCGGGAAAAACCCTATGGCCCGGGGCTGGGGCTGGGTGCAGAGAAATACCGACAACACCCTTAATTTTGTGAACGACCGTATTTACGGTCCCCTTATCAGAATAGCCCTTCACCATCGGTATAGCGTGCTGGTGGTGTTTTTCGGATTTTATATCTTTGTGACTTCCATGCCCCTGACCGGCATGGTGCGCATGAGTTTTTTCCCCGATATTCCAGGCGATACGGTGCGCGCGGAACTGACCATGAAAAATGATGCAAGTTATGGTCAGACCCATGGCGCTTTGGCCCTTCTGGAGTCCAGGGCCCACGAGGCGGACCGGGAGCTTCGTGGCGCCAAAGATGATGAAAAAAGCGCCATTGAATACCTGCAGGTGATGTCCGAAGCGGATCAGTCCGGGTCCGTGAAACTGCAGCTCACCAAGGATGCCCCCTATGATATTGACACCTTTACCCGCAAATGGCGGGAATTGTCCGGAATGCCCGAAGGGGCCAAAACCTTAAGCGTACAAAATGCCCCGGCCATGGTGGATGCCTTGCGCATTGAGTTGCGGTCAGGTGATGATACTGTGCTCTCCCTGGCAGGGACCGCCCTGAAAAAACAACTGTCCGCCATAGCCGGGGTGAGCGGCATCGAAGACAATCTGGAACCGGGCCAGCCCCAGCTGTTCATGGAACTGACCCCCCAGGGAAGAGCCTTGGGATTTACCACGGATATGCTGGCCGAACAGATGCTCCAGGCCTTTTCCGGCCAGGTGGTCCAGCGGTTCCAGCGCTCCTCCGACGAGGTGGAGGTGAAGGTCCGCTATCCCCAGGGAGCCAGAAAAAGTGTCTCCGATGTCCTCAGTGCCGATGTCAGAACCTCCGAAGGTACGGTTGTACCGCTGCCCAGCGTGGCCCAAATTACTTACGGTTACACCCGGGACACCATCACGCGCATTGACGGCAAACGGGCCGTTTATGTTTCGGCAGACGTGGACAAGGATATCATGTCCTCCACGGAACTTGTGGCACAGCTTCAAAAGACCCTTATGCCCAAACTCAAACAGCAATACCCCAATCTTGACATTGATTTTTCAGGCGAGGCCGAAGAACAGGCTGAGACAGAAACCTCAATGGTGGAGATGTTTATCATGGCCCTGTTTATGATCTATTTTCTATTGGCTATTCCGTTAAAGTCCTACATCCAGCCCTTTTTGATCATGACGGCCATTCCCTTCGGCATTGTGGGAGCGGTGCTGGGGCACTGGATCAACGATCTGTCATTGGGTATTTTATCTCTTAATGGTATTATTGCCCTGGCCGGTGTGGTGGTCAATGACAGTCTGCTTCTGGTTTCCACCTTTAACGACATGCAAAGGGGCAGCGATACCCCGTTGTTTGAAGCGGTGGCCTGGGCAGGCAAAAGCCGTTTAAGGGCGGTTCTTCTGACGTCCTTCACCACGGTGGCAGGGCTTTTGCCCCTGCTGTATGAAACTTCGCACCAGGCCCAATTTCTGATTCCCGCCGCCGTATCCCTGGCCTATGGTATCATGTTTGCCACGGTGATCACCTTGATCCTGATACCGGTTCTTCTGGTGGTCCACCATGATGTCAGCCGGGTTTTAAGCTGGTTCAAGTGGTGGATAAATCCCTTTGCCGAAAGGAAGGATGTGTGTTGAACGTACTTTTAGTGGAAGATGATTTTGATCTGGCCGAGACTGTTATTGACTATCTGTCCATTGAGTCCATCTCCTGCGACTACGCCAGTAACGGGGTGGCAGGCTTAAACCTTTTAGAGGAGAAGAGCTATGATGTGGTTTTGCTGGATCTTAACCTGCCCCGGCTTGACGGCCTTAGCCTTTGCCGGGAGTTGCGTTCAAAAGGAAATGACACTCCGGTGCTCATGCTCACGGCCCTGGGCCGGCTGGATGACAAGGTGGAGGGTTTTGATGCCGGCACAGACGATTATCTGGTCAAGCCCTTTGAGCTGCGGGAGCTTGTGGTCAGAATATATGCCCTGGCCCGGCGCAGATCCGGACAGGTTCAGCTTTTAACCTATGCCGATCTTGAAATGAATCTGAAGGAGGATACGGTGAGCAGGGCAGGGCAGGCGATCAGACTGTCCCCCACGGCGCGCAAGATTCTGGAAACCCTGTTGCGGGCCGCTCCTGAAACCGTATCCAAACAAAAGCTGATCGATAGCGTGTGGGGGGATGATCCCCCGGACAGCAACAGTCTTAAGGTGCATATGCACCATTTGCGAAAAGCGGTGGACGAGTCCTTTGATTGTCCCCTGATTCATACCATTCCCGGGCGCGGATTTTCCATTAAGGAGGGTGATCAAAAATGAAAAAGCCCATCAGTCTGAAGTGGTTTGTGGCTCTGTCTTTTTTAATCATGGCCGTGGTTCTGATTATTGGTTACTCCGTATTGAGTATAAAATTTTTCTACAAAGGCATGGACAACATTATTGCCGGGAACATGGTTCATGTTCTGGAAAGCTATATTAAAACCACACCCCAAGATCAACGGGGCGATCTGGCACGTTTCAGCGGTTTCATGATTGCAAAACAGTGGCGGCAGATGCCGGATAATATCAAGGAACTTATGGACGTTCCCGCAAGACCGGAAGAGCTTGAGATCTACAAGGAAAATGCATGGTTCGGAAAACCCAAGGGTGTTATTTTTGCCATGTCCGTGCAGATTGATAATGACACATATTATATTGTTCATCTGGCTCCTTCTGAAAAAGCCTCCCCGCTCATCGGGAATAAAGGCAGGGAAAATCTGCGTATACTGATTGGCATCAGTTTGTCGACAGCCCTTGGTATTGCCGTGCTGATCCGGGTGCTGCTGATTCTGGTGGAGCGCCCGGTAAAGTCCCTGAAGCAGTGGGCCCATGGGCTGGATGCGGATCAGCTGAAACGGCCGGCCCCGGATTTTATTTATCCTGAACTTAATGAACTGGCCCGGCTCATCCAGAAAAGTCTGTCGTCTGTCCAGGAAAGCCTGGACAGGGAACACAAATTTCTGCGTCACGCCAGCCATGAACTTCGAACCCCCATCAGTGTGATCAGAAACAATGTTGAACTGCTTAAACTTAAAAAACTCAATGAAAGCGCCCTGGATATCGCTAAAACCGATCCGGATAAAATTGCACTTCGGGACCGGCACCAGGACAAAATTTTTGATCGGATAGACAGGGCCAGTCTGACCATGAAGTATCTGACCCAGACACTTCTGTGGCTGGGGCAGGATGACCAGGTCCAGCTGCCCGTTGCAGACATCAATCTTGAAAATCTTGTCCGGGAACTGGCCGAAGAGTCAAAGTATCTGCTCAGAGACAAGGATGTTGAGGTGATTGTGCATACTGTGCCTGCCGTGATAACCCTGGCCCAGGTGCCTGCCCGCATTGTAACGGGTAACCTGATCCGTAATGCGTTTCAGCATACCTGGCGCGGCAAGGTCCGGATTGTCCAGACCGAGACCTGCGTTCAGATCATCAATGATATCCCCGGGGAAAAGAACGCAGGCAAGGATCTGGGGTTTGGACTGGGCCTGCAGTTGATCCGGCAGTTGTGCCACAGGCTTAACTGGTCCTATACAAGCCGGGAGGAGGACGGTCTGCACCGGGCCTGCATTGTTTTTTGTGAGACCGATGACCCAGGTGCCTGCCCGGTGAATGTCACTGCCCGACAGATTATGACTTAATGATCAATTGCAGATGTTTTGAAGCATGTATTCCGCTGATCATCCTTTTAATTATCAATCTGTTTGGGCCCAGGGGTAATGGAATAAAACAGCCGGTCCAGATAGTCATTTGCCTGGGCCGTCAGATCAAAGGCCCGGGGATCGGCAAGGGCATGCAGCCACAGACCGTCTATGAAAGCGATCATGTTAAAGGCGATACTCTGGGCGCTTTGTCTGGCTTCAGGCCGGAAGATGCCTTTATCCACACCTTCAATGATCATATTGTAAATGGCGGTTCGTGCACTTTGAAACATGCCGCGCAGCAATGCCGTATGTTCGGTGTCCTGACTGTCTGAAACCAGTTTTTTAAAAACAGCAAGCAGTACTCCCATGGTATATGGATCATTTTTTATTGCCTGAATAACCTCATGCAGATAGTTGCGAAGACGGGTTTTCGGGTTTGGAATACCGGCAATCAAAGAGGCCACCTTTTGTTCAATCTGTTCAACATAAAGGGTTAAAGAGAAATTGATCAGCTCCTCCTTGGAACTGAAATATTCATACATTGTGCCTTTTCCCACACCTGCCGCATTGGCAATGCGGCTCATGGATGAAGCGGAAAAACCGTACTTGGCAAAATGTTTCAATGCGACAAAACCTATTTGTTTTCTTTTTTCATTTCGATCAACAATTTTAGGGGACATGATTACAATCCTTTTTTTTCAAACCATTGCTTTTTACTGATGACCCCAGTGATAAAAAAACCGCCCACAAGCAATGATACCATTGAAAAGAAGACAAACCTTGGCGCAATGGGTATGGACGTTTCAATCACGCCCATGACAACAAGAAATTCCGGAATCCCAATGAGTCCGCGAAGGATGAAGATGCCGCTTATGAAAATAAGGACCTGGTTGAGCCGGGGAAGGGCTGGGATTCGGCCTGCACCGGACAATGCATACAGTCCAAAAATGCCAAGGATAAGTGAAACAAGAAAACAGACACCGATCAGGGCATATTTGTTTTGAACCAATGCTTCAGGGGCACCGAAATAAAAACTAAGAGCTGGTGAAAATCCTATCACGGCATGGAACGTTGCTAACAAAAAACATAGTGCCCCTGCAAGATCCAGCATCTGTTGATTTGTTTTTTTCATAAAATTTACCTCAATAGATGTGTGGAAAATTTTTTCTCAACCCCAATTATTTTTTATTTTGTTTTTTATGACCGACTGGTCGGTCATAAAAAATATATACTTATTTGCCGTTTTAAGTCAAAGGGTTTTAAGATTGAAACATTAAATTTCGATCAGGACCGGAAGCGCAAGGCTGCAATCAATGGAACTTTTTCAGATTACAAATGTATAAAGAAGAAAACACTGAATCTCAAGATTTTGGAGACAAATTGGAAAACGCTCTCGAACAAGTTGTTATTGAACAGGTAAAAAACGGAGACCATAAAAGGTTCCGCCTGCTGGTTGATTCCTATTCCCGGCCGCTGATGGTTTTTGTCTCCAACATGATGGGCAATGGATTTGATGCAGAAGATATGGTCCAGGAAACCTTCCTGTCCGCATACCGGCACATCAGATCCTATTCACCTGGAAAAGGAGCTTTTTCCACATGGCTTTTTACCATTGCCCGGAATAATTGCATCAACGAATTGAAGAAGATCAACAGGGCGCCAACAGTGGAATTGACGAATTTTCAGGGGCATGCCGGAACAAAGCCGGATATCGAAGAAAAGGAATTTTTTTGTCTGCTGGACCGGGCTCTGGGGCTGCTGCCTGTTGATGAGAAAACAATTTTTATCCTGGCTGAAATCCAGGAGCTCTCGTACGACGAGATCCGCCAGATCACGGGAATAAAAACAGGAACCATCAAGTCAAAACTTTCCAGAACAAAAGCTAAATTGAAAAAACTTCTGGAAGATACGATTGGAGAAAATAATGAAAAGTGAAGATGTGTTTAAAAAATGGAAAGAAAGTAAAACTCAAATTACAGCTTCAGAAAATTTTTCCGGCCGGGTAATGGAACAGATTGACCATGAAAGCCAGAACCGCAGTGCTTCATGGCATAGTATCCTTTATAAAGTACCGGAGGATGTGAAAAAAATTCTTCAGGCACTGGCAGCCATAGGACTGTCAACAATAGGATTGTACCGGGCTGTTTACCAGGCCGTGATGATTTTAACCCCTTAAATCAAGGAGTATAATAAGAATGTACGACAATATAAATAGTTACAGGAAACCGTCTGCTGCGGTATTGTTATCTTTTGCTGCCACCGGTCTTGGTCATATTTATTGCGGCCGCCTGAATAAGGGCTTGATACTGTTTGGCCTCAATTTCATTTTAATTCCCATTGCGTTAAGCTTTTACCTGCCGGTTGACAGCCGGTACCTTTATCCACTTTTGATCAGCGGCCTGGTGTTTAATTGCCTGCTTTTTGTCTACGCAGCCTTTGATGCCTGGCGCATTTCTTCTAAATTCAGTGCGCATTACCAATTAAAACCATTTAATAACAGATATTTGTATATTGTTTTAATCCTTGTTTCCCTGGCATATCCCATGCTGCTTCCCCTATATGTGAAAAACCATATTGTAACGGCTTATAAGATACCCAGTTCATCCATGGCGCCAACCATACTGTCCGGGGATTTTCTGCTGGCAAACCGTGTCAGATATACAAGGCATAGCCCCCAGGCCGGGGACATCGTCGTGTTTCCCCACCCAAACCAGCGGCATATGGTTTATATGAAGCGAATTATCGGACTGCCCGGCGATTCCATCTGCATTAAGGACCGGATTCTATATATTCATCATAAGCCTGTGACTGTCTTCGGCACCGATGGTAAACGTGCCATTGAAACAATTCGAGGTAGATCCTATCAAATTCAATGGCTGGGAAATGGTGAAGACAAAGAAGGCAAAAGGGATATGCCCGAAATCCTTATACCCAACGGTTATTGTTTTGTCCTTGGGGATAATCGGAACAACAGCCAGGATTCCAGGGTTTTCGGGCTGATTCCTTTGAGGGATCTGCTTGGTGTGGCTGAATATTTATATAAACCGGCTAAATCCTGGGATCGCTTTGGGCCCATCGAACAATAATTTTTTTCCAATCATGCGGAAAACGCATTGATTTTATCTGGATGGAGGTAGTGAGACCACCCCTCAGCCATTTGACTGCGACAAGTATTCATTTCACAAACAAAAAGTACATTTTGTTTTGACATGGTTACCTATTGCCTTTAACCAGAAAAATTATAATACCATCAATCACCTACTATACCCGCATAGCGGGTATAGTAGGTGATTGATGGCCAATTCAGGTGAAACGAAAGATTTGGTTTCTGTTGTAGATAAACCATAATAAGTATAAATTTGACCATAGTGTATGGCTGGCACACCGGTTTCGGTAAAGTCTTTTTTTTGCAAACCATTACCTCGAACTAATTCACCAATCTTCCCCAACGACTTCCATTCCACCTCAACCCCATCCAGCAGCTTTTCCATAAAGGAATTCAATCTGTGTTTATCTGTGTCCATCTGTGGTTCCCTGCCCATGCTACAGCTCCTCAGTCCTAAATTCGCTATAGCCTTCATAGAAATAGCTCACATCAATGCCTTTCATGAACAAAGCGCGGTCATCAATTTGATCTGTGAGGGCCTGTTTGAGCAGCACTTTGATTTCAATGTCCTTTACCACGCTGCGCTCCATGGCAGACAGATACTCTGCTTTATCCACCAGGTTCCAGTCGATCACCTGCCTGATCTCTTTTTTAAGGATCAAATCCAGCCAGATCCGGGTGGTGCGCCCGTTGCCTTCTCTAAAAGGATGGGCAATGTTCATCTCCACATATTTTTCGATAATCTGATCAAAACTGCCCTGGGGCATGGCATCAATATAATCAAGGGATTGCTCCAGATACATCAGCGGGGCAAAACGGAAATTGCCTTTGGCAATATTCACGGTGCGAATTTTACCCGCAAACTCGTAAATATCCCCGAACAGATAGGCATGGATAAAAGAGAGGCCGGCAAAGGTGCCCACCTTTACCTTTTCAATATCGCCGGAGTCAAACAGCTGTATGGCTTTCTGCTTGCTGATTTTTTCTTCAGCCTTGGCCAATTCAACCTGGTTGGTGATGTTGAGTTTGTTTTCTAAAATCATACGCAATCCCCTTCAATTTCAGCCACAATGGCATCAATATCCGCACGCAGCCGGTCGATTTTTTCCACCGTGGTTTTGAGCTCTGCATTGAGCTGTGTAATATCGATTTTTTCTCTGGTATCGGGTGGTTCTACGTAGGAACTTACAGACAGATTATAATCGTTGCTAACAATAGCTTCAAAAGATATGGACTGGGCAAAGTGGTCCATCTCTTTTTTGCTGTCAAAGGCCTGCATGATCTGTTCGATGTGCTTATCGGTAAGAATATTGTTATTGGTCTCTTTTTTAAACAGGGCGCTGGCATCAATAAACTGGGTGAAGGTGTCTGTTTTGTGTTTGGACAGCACAAGGATGTTGACGGCAATGGTGGTGCCGAAAAACAGGTTGGGCGCAAGGGATATCACAGTTTCCACATAATTGTTGTCAATCAGGTACTTACGGATTTTCTGCTCTGCACCGCCCCGGTAAAATATCCCGGGAAAACAGACAATGGCTGCCCGCCCTTTGCTGGAGAGATAACTTAAACTGTGCAAAACAAAGGCAAAATCGGCCTTGGATTTGGGGGCGAGTACCCCGGCCGGGGCAAAGCGGTCGTCATTGATCAGGGTGGGGTCATCGCTGCCTTTCCATTTCACCGAGTAAGGCGGGTTGGAGACGATGGCATCAAAGGGTTTTTCATCTGAAAAATACGGGTCGGTCAGGGTGTTTCCCAGCTGGATATTGAACTTGTCGTAGTTGATATTGTGTAAAAACATGTTCATGCGTGCCAGGTTGTAGGTGGTGTGGTTGATCTCCTGACCAAAGAATCCCTCTTCAATAATATGGTCGTCAAAATGCTTTTTGGCCTGCAGCAGCAGGGAGCCGGAACCGGCAGCAGGATCATAGATTTTATTGACGCTCTCCTGCTTGTGCATGGCAAGCCGTGCAATCAGCCTGGACACATGCTGCGGGGTGAAAAATTCACCGCCGGATTTACCTGCATTGGCGGCATAGTTGGAGATAAGAAACTCGTAGGCATCGCCAAAAAGATCGATCTTGTTGCCTTGAAAATCACCAAAATCCAACCCGGCCACCCCCTTTAGAACTGAAGCCAGGCGGCTGTTTTTATCGGCAACGGTATTGCCGAGGCGGTTGCTGGTCGTATCAAAGTCAGCAAATAGTCCTTTAATGTCTCCTTCTGAAGGGTAGCCGCCGGCAGAAGATTCAATGGCGTCAAATATGGCGGCCAGATCGGTATTCAGGCTGTCGTTGGTGTTGGCACCTTTGGCAATGTTGGCAAAGAGCTGGCTGGGATAGATAAAATAACCCTTGGTTTTAATGGCATCGTCTTTGATTTCCGGGGTAATGATCTCATCGGAAAGTTCTGCATAGTTAATGCTGTCATCACCGCCTTCAATATAGCTGGCAAAATTTTCACTGATAAACCGATAAAACAGGGTGCCGAGCACATACTGTTTAAAATCCCAGCCATCTACCGCGCCCCGTACATCATTTGCGATTTGCCAGATCTGGCGTTGCAGTGCGGCGCGTTGTTGAGCGCTTGTCATCTAATGAACTCCTGAGTTAAGCTATTTTCCTTTGGTTACTTCGCCGGCTTTTCCGTCCCGAACCCACGTATCAACCTCGTCTTTTTTGAATTTCCAAAGACGGCCGATTTTATGTGCGGGCATGTGCTTATCATTGATCCTACGGTAGATCGTATCCCGTCTGACACCAAGATATTCTGCCATTTCATCCACTGACAACCATCGGTCTTTCATCTTTTTCTCCATGGTCGTTTTCAATCCTTTTTTATATTGTTCTAACGATATTGAACCTGTTTTCTCTGGACATGAGCACAAGGAGACAGACTAGTCAAATCACGAATCAGATTATAAAGATAGCATCAAAAAATCAATTCATTCTTTACGATTTTAACCTATTTTAATTTGTTTTTTTATAATCAAACTACGTTTTGAATATGGTAATCTATTTTGTGGGGTTATTAGGAGGATACGGAGGCCTTGTATCATTTTATTTGTCGTTCATATTTCCCAAAATATGATTCTCAAAGTGATTTGTGGTGCATTTGTTGACATCAACGGTCACATGTGACCAAAATGTGACCAAAACAAGAGAAAAAAAGGTAAAATGCGGTAAAAACTTATGACAAAAACAGACACAAAAAAAAACCGAAACAACTGTCAGAAGCAACGTCCGGTAAGGCTGGAGATCTTCAGCGACTATATCTGACCCTGGTGCTACTTCAGTACCGGGAGTATTGATAAATTAAGAACCAAGTATGATATCCAGGTCATGTGGCGGGCCTATCCGCTTCAGCCGGATGTTCCCGAGCAGGGCTTGCCCATGGCCCGGCTTCTGGAAGAAAAAGGCCTTCTGGTGACCCCGGAACAGGTGATTGCCAATCTTAAATCCATGGCCCAAAGCTTTGGACTTCCCTTTGGGGAGGGGAAAACGATTTATAATTCCCGTCTGGCCCAGGAGATTGGCCTGTGGGCCCAGGAATGTGGCCGGGGCCACCAGTTTCATGATGCCGCTTTCAGGGCCTATTTTGTGGACGGCCGGAATCTGGGAAATACATCGGTGGTTCTGGAGTTAGCGTCCTCGGCCGGTCTTGATGTGGACAAGGCTGAAAAGATCATTGCCTTAAGATCCTATTGCCATGCAGTGGACCGGGACTGGGCCAAGGCCCGGGAGCTTGAACTTGTTGCGGCCCCGACCTTTTTCATCAAAGGTCGGCGGCTTGTGGGTGCAAAACCTTACCATATTCTTGAAAAAATGGTGGAAGAAGCGGTTGATCAGGTGCAGGAAAGTCTTTAACTTTTAAACTGATCTTTCAATATTTCAATATACCGGGCATATCCTTTTTTATTAAAATTTCGGGATTTTTCATTCATGAATCCATGAAAAAAGTCTGTTTTAATACAATTGACACTTCTGTTTGAGGATAAGCGGCTGATCACATCATCCACGTCATAGGTGTTTTCCCTGGCTGCAAAATAGATATCTGTTTTAATTTCAGGGGTTATATCAAGCAAATGTCGGATCTGGGAACTGTAAAAACATATGGCCCGGGTGTTTTTAAACGCTTTCATGTTCGGGGACACTGCCCAGACTGCTGATGCGCCTGCGCTGAATCCTATGATTATTTGGGACAAGTACTGTCTTCCCCAGAGCATGTCATTGACCTTGCGAATATAGCCGGTTAGCCCCATCTGTTTTTGAAAACCCGCATAGGCGTCATCCTCATTTTCAAAGTCCCGGGCTTCCCCGTCATAGGGATCAACAATTTCCACGGAAGTAAATTTACGGGACAGTTTTTTTATCAGATTGTCAAAGGCCGTGGTTCTACCGAATATATCGGTAACTGCCAACAGGTGCTTTTGGTTGAAAAATTCTTTTCTTTCCCGAGTGTAGTGCCACCAGGGCTTGGGGACGTCTCCTGCCATGAACCTGATAATTGATATAAAAACATCAAACACACAAGGGTCATGTTGCGCCGATGATTGTCTGCACAGTTGCTGGTACAGGTCCTGGGCAGACCTGCCACAAAGCTGACCTGGCTCTGTGATCCCCAAGGACAGCAGGTCTGCTTCCATGGCTTTACC is drawn from uncultured Desulfobacter sp. and contains these coding sequences:
- a CDS encoding RNA polymerase sigma factor; amino-acid sequence: MENALEQVVIEQVKNGDHKRFRLLVDSYSRPLMVFVSNMMGNGFDAEDMVQETFLSAYRHIRSYSPGKGAFSTWLFTIARNNCINELKKINRAPTVELTNFQGHAGTKPDIEEKEFFCLLDRALGLLPVDEKTIFILAEIQELSYDEIRQITGIKTGTIKSKLSRTKAKLKKLLEDTIGENNEK
- a CDS encoding TetR/AcrR family transcriptional regulator, with the translated sequence MSPKIVDRNEKRKQIGFVALKHFAKYGFSASSMSRIANAAGVGKGTMYEYFSSKEELINFSLTLYVEQIEQKVASLIAGIPNPKTRLRNYLHEVIQAIKNDPYTMGVLLAVFKKLVSDSQDTEHTALLRGMFQSARTAIYNMIIEGVDKGIFRPEARQSAQSIAFNMIAFIDGLWLHALADPRAFDLTAQANDYLDRLFYSITPGPKQIDN
- the lepB gene encoding signal peptidase I, translating into MYDNINSYRKPSAAVLLSFAATGLGHIYCGRLNKGLILFGLNFILIPIALSFYLPVDSRYLYPLLISGLVFNCLLFVYAAFDAWRISSKFSAHYQLKPFNNRYLYIVLILVSLAYPMLLPLYVKNHIVTAYKIPSSSMAPTILSGDFLLANRVRYTRHSPQAGDIVVFPHPNQRHMVYMKRIIGLPGDSICIKDRILYIHHKPVTVFGTDGKRAIETIRGRSYQIQWLGNGEDKEGKRDMPEILIPNGYCFVLGDNRNNSQDSRVFGLIPLRDLLGVAEYLYKPAKSWDRFGPIEQ
- a CDS encoding DsbA family protein — translated: MTKTDTKKNRNNCQKQRPVRLEIFSDYIUPWCYFSTGSIDKLRTKYDIQVMWRAYPLQPDVPEQGLPMARLLEEKGLLVTPEQVIANLKSMAQSFGLPFGEGKTIYNSRLAQEIGLWAQECGRGHQFHDAAFRAYFVDGRNLGNTSVVLELASSAGLDVDKAEKIIALRSYCHAVDRDWAKARELELVAAPTFFIKGRRLVGAKPYHILEKMVEEAVDQVQESL
- a CDS encoding helix-turn-helix domain-containing protein; protein product: MKDRWLSVDEMAEYLGVRRDTIYRRINDKHMPAHKIGRLWKFKKDEVDTWVRDGKAGEVTKGK
- a CDS encoding type I restriction-modification system subunit M, which encodes MTSAQQRAALQRQIWQIANDVRGAVDGWDFKQYVLGTLFYRFISENFASYIEGGDDSINYAELSDEIITPEIKDDAIKTKGYFIYPSQLFANIAKGANTNDSLNTDLAAIFDAIESSAGGYPSEGDIKGLFADFDTTSNRLGNTVADKNSRLASVLKGVAGLDFGDFQGNKIDLFGDAYEFLISNYAANAGKSGGEFFTPQHVSRLIARLAMHKQESVNKIYDPAAGSGSLLLQAKKHFDDHIIEEGFFGQEINHTTYNLARMNMFLHNINYDKFNIQLGNTLTDPYFSDEKPFDAIVSNPPYSVKWKGSDDPTLINDDRFAPAGVLAPKSKADFAFVLHSLSYLSSKGRAAIVCFPGIFYRGGAEQKIRKYLIDNNYVETVISLAPNLFFGTTIAVNILVLSKHKTDTFTQFIDASALFKKETNNNILTDKHIEQIMQAFDSKKEMDHFAQSISFEAIVSNDYNLSVSSYVEPPDTREKIDITQLNAELKTTVEKIDRLRADIDAIVAEIEGDCV
- a CDS encoding Fic family protein, whose protein sequence is MILENKLNITNQVELAKAEEKISKQKAIQLFDSGDIEKVKVGTFAGLSFIHAYLFGDIYEFAGKIRTVNIAKGNFRFAPLMYLEQSLDYIDAMPQGSFDQIIEKYVEMNIAHPFREGNGRTTRIWLDLILKKEIRQVIDWNLVDKAEYLSAMERSVVKDIEIKVLLKQALTDQIDDRALFMKGIDVSYFYEGYSEFRTEEL
- a CDS encoding helix-hairpin-helix domain-containing protein, whose protein sequence is MNPDKVIREHVKTLTDLPNIGKAMEADLLSLGITEPGQLCGRSAQDLYQQLCRQSSAQHDPCVFDVFISIIRFMAGDVPKPWWHYTRERKEFFNQKHLLAVTDIFGRTTAFDNLIKKLSRKFTSVEIVDPYDGEARDFENEDDAYAGFQKQMGLTGYIRKVNDMLWGRQYLSQIIIGFSAGASAVWAVSPNMKAFKNTRAICFYSSQIRHLLDITPEIKTDIYFAARENTYDVDDVISRLSSNRSVNCIKTDFFHGFMNEKSRNFNKKGYARYIEILKDQFKS